GCGAAAGTAATCAGCTGGATTTTTTCAGGCTTTAGTGTATCTTCCATTTTTGGTGTTCCAATTGGTACTCTTATTTGCCAAGCTTTTAATTGGCGCACTACATTTATTACATTATCAATATTTAGTGTAATAATTTTATTTATGTTATGGCGTTTTTTGCCTAATGTTGGTAAAGGTGCAAAAAATAATTTAATGAGTCAATTTTCACTGTTTAAGAGTGTACGCATTCAATACGGTATGTTAATGGTAATCTGTGGTGCAGCTGGCAGTTATGTATTTTATACTTTTATGACGCCGTTTATCATACAAGTTTTGCAAGTTCCTGCTATGGAAATCAGTCTTATTTTGAGTATTTTCGGTATATCGACTATCATTAGTAATTTGCTTTCGGGTAGAATTGCTGGAATGGGTGGAATAAAGAAAATGCCAATAGTGTATTGCGTTCAGGCAATTTGTTTAATTGCTATTTTTATTACATCACATTCTACTATATTAGGATTAGTAAATATCATGGTTATCGGCATCATGATGTATTTGCAAAATGCTCCAGCTCAGTTACATTTTTTGCGCACGGCAAAATTGGAAAAACCGAGTGCTTTATCGCTCGCTTCAGCATTAAATCCTGTTTCATTTAATATCGGTATTGCGATAGGTTCAACGCTTGGAAGCTTGATTATAACTTTCGTTGAAATGCCATATATTGGTGTCGGTGGAGCTATATTTGCATTTTTCGCTATGTTTGCTAATCTGTATTTGTTAAAAGATATGACGAAGATGAGTAAACGCTCTAGTAGTAGATTATCTGATTTAAAAATGAATAAAAGTAATATGTAAAAATAAGAAAGCACTTTGAATAAATTTCAAAGTGCTTTTTGTCATCTATGTTTCATTAATGTTAAAAATCGCTTTATCGGTAAAAGTTTTAATAAAATTAAACAAATGATGAGTTCAGGTACTAAATAAGAGGCATTAAATATCAATGAATAAGCATAAATTGAAGTTCCTTCAGGAACGTAACTGCCGAAAAATACGACGCCTGAAATAAAATGACAAATAAATCTGGCTACAATGCCAACCGTAGCGCCGAGATAAATATTTTTAGAAAAATAACCAGCCAGACCAAGTGCCATATACGGTAATGGATAATCAAATAATACTTGTAGCGGTGATAAAATAAATGGGTCTTGAATTAAATTTAAAAGTCCGTAACAAAATCCAGTTAAAAATCCAACGGCTGGGCCGTAACAAAAAGAGATGAGTAATAATGGCAACATACCGCCAGGTGTCACACTGCCACCTTGAGGCAGATGGTATAGTTTAATCATATGTAAGACTACAGCAAGGGCAATCATTAAGCCAAGTTGCATGACCATTTTTGTCGTAAAATGGATTTTTTTCATATAGATGAATGCTGCAATTAAGATTAATAGTGCTATTAAAGCCAAAATAGAATTTGGATTGCTGATAATAGCAGAGAGATTTTCCAACATAAATAGATACCTTTCTTTTGTTTATATTTTTTATAAATATTGTATTATTTGCAGTAATAATTGTCAAAATGTGTTATTGATTTATATTATGTTTATAAAAAATAAAAGAAGCTACTATATATATATAGTAACTTCTTTGGCATCATTCTTTAAATTTACTGCGAAGTAGAGCAATTTCTCTAGCATAACCATCATGGTCATTTGGTGTCTCTAAGATAAATGGTAAATTTTTCAGTGCAGGATGATTGATTATGCGAATTATGGCATCTAATCCAATTTTTCCTTCGCCGATTTTTTCATGGCGGTCTTTATGACTGCCGCAATCATTTTTACTATCATTTAAATGAATGGCTTTTAATTTATCTAAGCCGATGATTTTATCAAATTCTTCAATTACATCATCTAGGTGATTTACAATATCATAGCCACCATCCCAGATATGGCAAGTATCAAGACAAACGCCTATCTTATCTTGTAATTTTATTTTGTCTATAATAGCTCGTATTTCTTCAAAAGTTTTGCCGACTTCAGTACCTTTGCCAGACATGGTTTCAAGTAATACTGTCGTTTGTTGTTCTTCCCACATAATGCTATTTAAACAATCAGCAATCAATTCTATCCCAATTTGTTCACCTTGTTTTAAATGATTGCCAGGATGAAAATTATAATAATTATGAGGCAATTTCTCCATGCGTTTTAGGTCGTCAGTCATGGTATTATATGCAAATTCACGAACTTCTATTTTATTTGAGCAAGGATTTAATGTATATGGTGCGTGTGCTACTAATTTTTGAAAATTGGACTCTTTAGCGAGTTTTAAAAATGCAGTAACATCATTGTCATCAATATCTTTGGCCTTGCTGCCACGTGGATTACGCGTAAAAAAAGAAAAGGTATCTGCTTTTAATTGCAAGGCTTCTTTGCCCATGTGCATAAATCCTTTAGATGATGAAAGATGATTTCCTATGTGTAGCATAAATTCTCCTAAAATAAATTATTATTAATTGAAAATTATTGTAGCATATAAATATAGTTTTTTAAATAAATTAAGAGGAATTTTTAAAAGATACACGGAAATAATTAATATGAAAATAAAAAAGTGAGGGATTTGTAATATGGAAAGAGAAGAAGTGTTGTTGAAGATTGCTCAGTTAATTAGTAATAATGATAGTGATGTAATAATAGAAGTAGAAGAATGCATTGATGATATCCAAAAATATGTTGCGACACATTTAGAAGAATATGAAGATAGAAGCATGACATTAGAAGACGATTCAGAAGAAGATTTACAGTGGCTCGGTATGGTGAATTGTTTAATTCGTAATAATTATGTATATGAAACTGACGATAATGTACAGATAACGGAATTTGGTTGGGAATTAAAGAATTTATGTGGTTTTAAAGAATATGGTTTAAGTTTAGATAGTAAATTTTTAGATGTTGATTACGGTGTGGATAGATATGATATAAATGAAGATGATGAAGATGTGTTTGATTATGATGAAGAAGAAGATTTTATTGAAGATGACAATATCATAGGTTGGTGTAAATACTTAGATAATAAATGGGCAGATGAAAATGTTTGTATTGGTATGATAAATATAAACAGTGATTCGTATATAATCTTTCCTATAGATTGTGATGTATTAGAGGAATTAGAAGATTTAGCAGATAGTATTGACCGTCATATATCCAGTGTATATTAAAAAAAACCCTCGGTGAATTGCCGAGGGTTTTCTTATCAGAACGATAAATTTTAAATTATAAAAGTTATTTTCCTTTTTCTGTTTGACTGACAGCAACTGTTACAGCAGCATCGCCTGTGATGTTGAGGCAAGTACGAATCATGTCAAGAACACGGTCGATACCAGCAACGAGTGCGATACCTTCCATTGGCAAACCAACAGTTTGAAGCACGAGTGCGAGCATGATTACGCCTG
The window above is part of the Megamonas hypermegale genome. Proteins encoded here:
- a CDS encoding DUF6630 family protein, which translates into the protein MEREEVLLKIAQLISNNDSDVIIEVEECIDDIQKYVATHLEEYEDRSMTLEDDSEEDLQWLGMVNCLIRNNYVYETDDNVQITEFGWELKNLCGFKEYGLSLDSKFLDVDYGVDRYDINEDDEDVFDYDEEEDFIEDDNIIGWCKYLDNKWADENVCIGMININSDSYIIFPIDCDVLEELEDLADSIDRHISSVY
- a CDS encoding MFS transporter — encoded protein: MAVGKNYSLLPVFTLVLLSFILGTSEFIVVGILSDIAQDIGCSIAIAGNLISFFAFAYAVGTPFITAFLSPFNRYYTLLGLTVGFIFSNILCAIAPDYFILIVARIITAIISGTILSVSMTFSTDIASPQDQAKVISWIFSGFSVSSIFGVPIGTLICQAFNWRTTFITLSIFSVIILFMLWRFLPNVGKGAKNNLMSQFSLFKSVRIQYGMLMVICGAAGSYVFYTFMTPFIIQVLQVPAMEISLILSIFGISTIISNLLSGRIAGMGGIKKMPIVYCVQAICLIAIFITSHSTILGLVNIMVIGIMMYLQNAPAQLHFLRTAKLEKPSALSLASALNPVSFNIGIAIGSTLGSLIITFVEMPYIGVGGAIFAFFAMFANLYLLKDMTKMSKRSSSRLSDLKMNKSNM
- a CDS encoding deoxyribonuclease IV, translating into MLHIGNHLSSSKGFMHMGKEALQLKADTFSFFTRNPRGSKAKDIDDNDVTAFLKLAKESNFQKLVAHAPYTLNPCSNKIEVREFAYNTMTDDLKRMEKLPHNYYNFHPGNHLKQGEQIGIELIADCLNSIMWEEQQTTVLLETMSGKGTEVGKTFEEIRAIIDKIKLQDKIGVCLDTCHIWDGGYDIVNHLDDVIEEFDKIIGLDKLKAIHLNDSKNDCGSHKDRHEKIGEGKIGLDAIIRIINHPALKNLPFILETPNDHDGYAREIALLRSKFKE
- the thiT gene encoding energy-coupled thiamine transporter ThiT, which produces MLENLSAIISNPNSILALIALLILIAAFIYMKKIHFTTKMVMQLGLMIALAVVLHMIKLYHLPQGGSVTPGGMLPLLLISFCYGPAVGFLTGFCYGLLNLIQDPFILSPLQVLFDYPLPYMALGLAGYFSKNIYLGATVGIVARFICHFISGVVFFGSYVPEGTSIYAYSLIFNASYLVPELIICLILLKLLPIKRFLTLMKHR